In bacterium YEK0313, one genomic interval encodes:
- the metN gene encoding Methionine import ATP-binding protein MetN, which translates to MNAVTAFKDPVALAAANPAIRFAEVSKLYPARNGDPAVAALDTVNLSVAKGSIAGIIGRSGAGKSTLLRVINGLERPSAGQVFVDDVDVGALDGAGLRALRRRIGMIFQHFNLLSSRTVFDNIALPLELAGTPKATIRTRVDNLIELVGLADKRGRYPAELSGGQKQRVGIARALATEPKVLLSDEATSALDPETTRSILALLKRVNEITGVTIVLITHEMQVIKEICDQVAVIEAGRIIEEGPVYRVFAEPATATTRTFVSSVTGGELPREIAARLRPEAGEARHAVLRIVFTGENATAPILSRLSRSLDIDINVLSGQVDEIGRRPFGNITVTIPAAAETVGAVTGLITAHGLKAEVLGYVA; encoded by the coding sequence ATGAACGCCGTCACCGCCTTCAAGGATCCGGTCGCGCTTGCCGCCGCCAATCCGGCCATTCGTTTCGCCGAGGTCTCCAAGCTCTATCCGGCCCGCAACGGCGACCCGGCGGTCGCCGCGCTCGACACGGTGAACCTCTCCGTCGCCAAGGGCTCGATCGCCGGCATTATCGGCCGTTCCGGGGCCGGCAAGTCGACCCTGCTCAGAGTCATCAACGGACTGGAGCGGCCGTCCGCCGGACAGGTCTTCGTCGACGACGTCGACGTCGGCGCGCTCGACGGCGCGGGCCTCAGGGCCTTGCGCCGCCGCATCGGCATGATCTTCCAGCACTTCAACCTCCTGTCCTCGCGCACCGTCTTCGACAATATCGCGCTGCCGCTTGAGCTCGCGGGCACGCCGAAGGCGACGATCAGGACGCGCGTCGACAATCTGATCGAGCTCGTCGGCCTTGCCGACAAGCGCGGCCGCTATCCCGCCGAGCTGTCGGGCGGCCAGAAGCAGCGCGTCGGCATTGCCCGGGCGCTCGCCACCGAACCGAAGGTGCTGCTGTCGGACGAGGCGACCTCGGCGCTCGACCCGGAAACCACCCGCTCGATCCTTGCCCTGCTCAAGCGCGTCAACGAGATCACCGGCGTGACCATCGTGCTGATCACCCACGAAATGCAGGTGATCAAGGAGATCTGCGACCAGGTGGCGGTGATCGAGGCCGGCCGGATCATCGAGGAAGGACCGGTCTACCGGGTCTTCGCCGAGCCGGCGACGGCGACCACCCGCACCTTCGTCTCCTCGGTGACCGGCGGCGAGCTGCCGCGCGAGATCGCCGCGCGGCTGCGGCCCGAGGCGGGCGAGGCGCGCCACGCCGTGCTGCGCATCGTCTTCACCGGCGAGAACGCCACCGCGCCGATCCTGTCGCGGCTGTCGCGCTCGCTCGACATCGACATCAACGTCCTCTCGGGCCAGGTCGACGAGATCGGCCGCCGGCCCTTCGGCAATATCACCGTCACCATCCCCGCCGCCGCCGAGACGGTCGGCGCGGTGACCGGTCTCATCACGGCCCACGGCCTCAAGGCGGAGGTGCTCGGCTATGTCGCCTGA
- the gbh gene encoding Guanidinobutyrase, translating to MDTPNNLPLSSNAMPRFAGPATMMRLPAQATAEGLDACFVGIPLDIGTSNRSGTRFGPRQIRSESVMLKPYNLATGAAPFHAMQVADIGDVPINTYNLGKTIDIITDAYKAILGHGCTPLTLGGDHTLTYPILRAVAAKYGPVALIHVDAHADINDEMFGEKIAHGTPFRRAHDDGLLDPARVFQIGLRGTGFSPDDFNWARSQGWTVVQAEECWGRSLAGLIADIRDKIGDRPTYLTYDIDSLDPAFAPGTGTVEIGGLTIWQALELVRGCRGLNLVGCDLVEVSPPYDPSGNTALIGANLLYEMLCVLPKAAR from the coding sequence ATGGACACGCCGAACAATCTTCCGCTCAGCAGCAATGCCATGCCGCGCTTCGCCGGTCCGGCGACGATGATGCGGCTGCCGGCGCAGGCGACCGCTGAAGGGCTCGATGCCTGCTTCGTCGGCATTCCCCTCGACATCGGAACATCGAACCGTTCGGGCACGCGGTTCGGCCCCCGACAGATCCGCTCCGAATCCGTCATGCTCAAGCCCTACAACCTCGCCACCGGAGCGGCGCCGTTCCATGCCATGCAGGTCGCCGACATCGGCGACGTTCCGATCAACACGTACAATCTCGGAAAGACCATCGACATCATCACTGATGCCTACAAGGCGATCCTCGGCCATGGCTGCACGCCGCTGACCCTCGGCGGCGACCACACGCTGACCTACCCGATCCTGCGCGCCGTGGCCGCCAAATACGGGCCGGTGGCGCTGATCCACGTCGATGCCCATGCCGATATCAACGACGAGATGTTCGGCGAGAAGATCGCCCATGGCACGCCGTTCAGGCGCGCGCATGACGACGGCCTTCTTGATCCGGCACGGGTCTTCCAGATCGGGCTGAGGGGAACGGGCTTCTCGCCCGACGACTTCAACTGGGCGCGCAGCCAGGGCTGGACCGTCGTGCAGGCCGAGGAATGCTGGGGCCGTTCCCTCGCCGGCCTGATCGCCGATATCCGTGACAAGATCGGCGATCGCCCGACCTATCTGACCTATGACATCGACAGCCTGGATCCGGCCTTCGCGCCCGGCACCGGCACGGTGGAGATCGGCGGCCTGACGATCTGGCAGGCGCTCGAATTGGTGCGCGGCTGCCGGGGCCTCAATCTCGTCGGCTGCGATCTCGTCGAGGTCTCGCCGCCCTACGATCCCTCGGGCAACACGGCGCTGATCGGCGCCAACCTTCTCTACGAAATGCTCTGCGTGCTGCCGAAGGCGGCGCGCTGA
- the yjjL_3 gene encoding L-galactonate transporter gives MNRPQTVVAYVNVAHALDHLMMLIFATAVLTMAVEFGVPFGDLLPLSLGGFIAFGALSLPAGWLGDRWSRRNMLAIFFIGGGLAVAATGLARNATELAIGLTAIGAFGAIYHPVGTAMLVSHAEKLGRDIGINGVWGNLGVAFSALITGALTQWFGWRAAFFIPGAVSIAAGIGFLAQVRDEKRLGSKAGGQARIGRDEMMRVFVILMCVAFSLGITFNAVTVALPKLIQERITLFGSAPAVVGAIGFIVYVCGAISQYTVGNLIDRYPLRTLFLPIGFAMTPLLLIASVAHDWAMLVAATGVVTIMYSQVTLNDAMTGKYTSDEWRARAFAARYTITFGVGACAVWLVAWLHRIGGFTLTLQVLAALCVLIAVGALLFPRDRGEPAGLPAE, from the coding sequence ATGAACCGCCCGCAGACCGTCGTCGCCTATGTCAATGTCGCCCACGCGCTCGATCACCTGATGATGCTGATCTTCGCCACGGCGGTGCTGACCATGGCGGTCGAGTTCGGCGTGCCGTTCGGCGACCTCCTGCCGCTGTCGCTCGGCGGCTTCATCGCCTTCGGAGCATTGTCGCTGCCGGCCGGCTGGCTCGGCGATCGCTGGAGCCGGCGCAACATGCTGGCGATCTTTTTCATCGGCGGCGGCCTGGCCGTGGCGGCGACCGGACTTGCGCGCAACGCCACCGAGCTCGCCATCGGCCTGACCGCGATCGGCGCCTTCGGCGCGATCTATCATCCGGTCGGCACCGCCATGCTGGTCTCGCATGCCGAAAAGCTCGGCCGGGACATCGGCATCAACGGCGTCTGGGGCAATCTCGGCGTCGCCTTCTCCGCGCTGATCACCGGAGCGCTGACGCAATGGTTCGGCTGGCGCGCGGCCTTCTTCATTCCAGGCGCGGTGAGCATCGCCGCCGGCATCGGCTTTCTGGCGCAGGTGCGCGACGAGAAGCGGCTCGGCTCGAAGGCCGGCGGTCAGGCGCGGATCGGCCGCGACGAGATGATGCGTGTCTTCGTCATCCTCATGTGCGTCGCCTTTTCGCTCGGCATCACCTTCAACGCCGTGACTGTGGCGCTGCCGAAGCTGATCCAGGAACGGATCACCCTGTTCGGCTCGGCGCCGGCGGTGGTCGGAGCGATCGGCTTCATCGTCTATGTCTGCGGCGCCATCTCGCAATATACGGTCGGCAACCTGATCGACCGCTACCCGCTGCGCACGCTGTTCCTGCCGATCGGTTTCGCCATGACGCCGCTCCTGCTCATCGCCTCGGTCGCCCATGACTGGGCGATGCTGGTCGCCGCCACGGGCGTCGTCACGATCATGTACAGCCAGGTGACGCTGAACGATGCGATGACCGGCAAATATACCAGCGACGAGTGGCGCGCGCGGGCCTTCGCCGCGCGCTACACGATCACCTTCGGGGTTGGCGCCTGTGCCGTCTGGCTGGTCGCCTGGCTGCATCGCATCGGCGGTTTCACGCTGACCCTGCAGGTGCTCGCCGCGCTCTGCGTGCTGATCGCTGTTGGCGCCCTGCTGTTCCCGCGCGACCGGGGGGAGCCGGCCGGACTGCCGGCGGAATGA
- the metQ_2 gene encoding D-methionine-binding lipoprotein MetQ precursor has product MTITKLDRRIVLGAGVLATASLAAPGLVRAQQRVTIRIGGTGGPHSQILEAVKPVAATRGIDLKITEFSDYIIPNAALAAGELDANSYQHKPFLDQQNADRKYNLVSVGLTVNFPLGVYSKRHKTWDEVPAGSQIAIPNDPTNGGRSLLLLQDKGVIKLKDGVGYSPTVIDVVDNPRRLRFLEIEAAQTPRSLDDVAAAAVNTNFAIPAGLNPTRDALLREDPKGPYVNLIAVRAVDKDKPWVKPLVESYQSAEVKAFIEKTFQGSVIASW; this is encoded by the coding sequence ATGACCATCACCAAGCTTGACCGGCGCATCGTGCTCGGCGCCGGCGTGCTCGCCACCGCGAGCCTTGCCGCCCCCGGCCTCGTCCGCGCGCAGCAGCGCGTCACCATCCGCATCGGCGGCACCGGCGGCCCGCACTCGCAGATCCTGGAAGCGGTGAAGCCGGTCGCCGCGACCCGCGGCATCGATCTCAAGATCACCGAGTTTTCGGACTACATCATTCCGAACGCGGCTCTGGCCGCTGGCGAACTCGACGCCAATTCCTACCAGCACAAGCCGTTTCTCGATCAGCAGAATGCCGACCGCAAATACAATCTCGTCAGCGTCGGCCTGACCGTGAACTTCCCGCTCGGCGTCTATTCGAAGCGCCACAAGACCTGGGACGAGGTGCCGGCCGGCTCGCAGATCGCCATCCCCAACGACCCCACCAATGGCGGCCGCAGCCTGCTGCTGCTGCAGGACAAGGGCGTGATCAAGCTGAAGGACGGCGTCGGCTACAGCCCGACCGTCATTGACGTCGTCGACAATCCGCGCCGGCTGCGCTTCCTGGAGATCGAGGCGGCCCAGACGCCGCGGTCGCTCGACGACGTCGCCGCCGCCGCGGTCAACACCAACTTCGCCATCCCCGCCGGCCTCAACCCGACGCGCGACGCGCTGCTGCGCGAGGATCCGAAGGGCCCCTATGTCAACCTGATCGCGGTGCGCGCCGTCGACAAGGACAAGCCCTGGGTCAAGCCGCTGGTCGAGAGCTACCAGTCAGCCGAGGTCAAGGCCTTCATCGAGAAGACCTTCCAGGGCTCGGTCATCGCCTCCTGGTAG
- the putP gene encoding Sodium/proline symporter gives MVVDLIVVLIYAAAMLLLGWYGMKRARTTEDFLVAGRNLGPTFYMGTMAATVLGGASTVGTIRLGYVHGISGFWLCAALGAGIVVLNLFLARPLLKLRIYTVTQVLERRYNPMTRQASALIMFAYALMIGVVSTLAIGTVMSVLFSLPFWLAVLIGGGVVVAYSTIGGMWSLTLTDIVQFLIKTVGLMFILLPIALYRVGGWDQLAAKLPASAFDVAAIGTDTIITYFLTFFFGILIGQDIWQRVFTARSDKVAVYGGTVAGLYCVVYGLVGALIGMCAKVLLPDLADANNAFAAIVQAAMPDGLRGLVVAAALAAMMSTASAGLLAASTTLAEDLLPIVNGGRSASLQTNRLMTLLTGIAVLGIALVVRDVISALTLAYNLLVGGMLIPLIGAVFWKRASTAGAIASMTLGFVTALVFMFKDGFDANTPIYYSLAIGLVAFVGVSLAFPQARSLATGLATDAAASPSARE, from the coding sequence ATGGTCGTCGATCTGATCGTCGTTCTGATTTACGCCGCCGCGATGCTGCTGCTCGGCTGGTACGGCATGAAACGGGCGCGGACCACGGAGGATTTCCTGGTCGCCGGCCGCAATCTGGGGCCCACCTTCTACATGGGGACGATGGCGGCCACCGTGCTCGGCGGCGCATCGACGGTCGGCACGATACGGCTCGGCTACGTCCACGGCATTTCCGGCTTCTGGCTGTGCGCGGCGCTCGGCGCCGGCATCGTGGTGCTCAACCTGTTTCTCGCCAGGCCGCTGCTGAAGCTGCGCATCTATACGGTCACGCAGGTCCTGGAGCGGCGCTACAATCCCATGACGCGCCAGGCGAGCGCCCTCATCATGTTCGCCTACGCGCTGATGATCGGCGTCGTCTCGACGCTTGCCATCGGCACGGTCATGTCGGTGCTCTTCAGCCTGCCGTTCTGGCTCGCCGTACTCATCGGCGGCGGCGTTGTCGTCGCCTACTCGACCATCGGCGGCATGTGGTCGCTGACCCTCACCGACATCGTCCAGTTCCTGATCAAGACGGTCGGTCTGATGTTCATCCTTCTGCCGATCGCGCTCTATCGGGTCGGCGGCTGGGACCAGCTCGCCGCGAAGCTTCCGGCCAGCGCCTTCGATGTCGCCGCCATCGGCACCGACACGATCATCACCTACTTTCTCACCTTCTTTTTCGGCATCCTGATCGGTCAGGACATCTGGCAGCGCGTCTTCACGGCGCGCAGCGACAAGGTCGCCGTCTATGGTGGCACCGTCGCCGGCCTCTATTGCGTCGTCTACGGCCTCGTCGGCGCCCTGATCGGCATGTGCGCCAAGGTGCTGCTTCCCGACCTCGCCGACGCCAACAACGCCTTCGCCGCGATCGTCCAGGCGGCCATGCCGGACGGCCTGCGCGGCCTGGTCGTCGCGGCCGCCCTGGCGGCCATGATGTCGACGGCCAGCGCCGGCCTGCTCGCAGCCTCGACGACGCTTGCCGAGGACCTCCTGCCGATCGTCAACGGCGGCAGGAGCGCGAGCCTGCAGACGAACCGGCTCATGACCCTGCTGACCGGCATTGCGGTGCTCGGCATCGCCCTGGTGGTGCGCGACGTCATCAGCGCGCTGACGCTCGCCTACAACCTTCTCGTCGGCGGCATGCTGATCCCGCTGATCGGCGCCGTGTTCTGGAAGCGGGCGAGCACTGCCGGGGCCATTGCCAGCATGACGCTCGGCTTCGTCACCGCCCTGGTCTTCATGTTCAAGGACGGCTTCGACGCCAATACGCCGATCTACTACAGCCTGGCGATCGGCCTGGTCGCCTTCGTCGGCGTCAGCCTTGCCTTCCCCCAGGCCCGATCGCTCGCGACCGGGCTTGCGACCGACGCCGCCGCGTCGCCGTCCGCGCGCGAATAG
- the lldD gene encoding L-lactate dehydrogenase [cytochrome] yields MSPTITCIEDLRKLAQRRVPRMFYDYADSGAWTESTYRANEADFGKIKLRQRVAVDMSNRTLESTMVGQKVSMPVAIAPTGLTGMQHADGEILAARAAAKAGIPFTLSTMSICSIEDVAENTTAPFWFQLYVMRDRDFINALIDRAKAAGCSALVLTLDLQILGQRHKDIKNGLSTPPKPTIANLINLATKPRWCLNMLGTKRRTFRNIAGHAKGVDDLSSLSSWTAQQFDQTLNWDDVKWIKDRWGGKLILKGILDPEDAELAARSGADALIVSNHGGRQLDGALSSIAALPAIVETVGDRIEVLMDGGIRSGQDVIKALALGAKGVFIGRAFLYGLGAMGEQGVTACLDIIRKELDTTMALCGLRDVKTVDRNILVTPGKSTNMAF; encoded by the coding sequence ATGTCTCCGACCATCACCTGCATCGAAGATCTGCGCAAGCTGGCCCAGCGGCGCGTGCCGCGCATGTTCTACGACTATGCCGATTCCGGCGCCTGGACCGAGAGCACCTACCGGGCGAACGAGGCCGATTTCGGCAAGATCAAGCTGCGCCAGCGCGTCGCCGTCGACATGAGCAACCGCACGCTCGAAAGCACCATGGTCGGGCAGAAGGTGTCGATGCCGGTGGCGATCGCCCCGACCGGCCTCACCGGCATGCAGCATGCCGACGGCGAGATCCTCGCAGCCCGCGCCGCCGCCAAGGCCGGCATTCCCTTCACGCTCTCGACCATGAGCATCTGCTCGATCGAGGACGTCGCCGAGAACACCACGGCGCCGTTCTGGTTCCAGCTCTACGTGATGCGCGACCGCGACTTCATCAACGCGCTGATCGACCGGGCCAAGGCGGCCGGCTGCTCGGCCCTGGTGCTGACCCTCGACCTGCAGATCCTCGGCCAGCGCCACAAGGACATCAAGAACGGCCTCTCGACCCCACCGAAGCCGACCATCGCCAACCTCATCAACCTGGCGACCAAGCCGCGCTGGTGCCTCAACATGCTCGGCACCAAGCGGCGCACCTTCCGCAACATTGCCGGCCACGCCAAGGGTGTCGACGACCTGAGCTCGCTGTCGTCCTGGACCGCGCAGCAGTTCGACCAGACGCTGAACTGGGACGACGTCAAGTGGATCAAGGACCGCTGGGGCGGCAAGCTGATCCTGAAGGGCATTCTCGACCCCGAGGATGCCGAGCTTGCGGCTCGCAGCGGCGCCGACGCCCTGATCGTCTCCAACCATGGCGGCCGCCAGCTCGACGGTGCGCTCTCCTCGATCGCCGCCCTGCCCGCCATCGTCGAGACCGTCGGCGACCGCATCGAGGTCTTGATGGACGGCGGCATCCGCTCCGGCCAGGACGTGATCAAGGCCCTGGCGCTCGGCGCCAAGGGCGTGTTCATCGGCCGCGCCTTCCTCTATGGCCTCGGTGCCATGGGCGAACAGGGCGTCACCGCCTGCCTGGACATCATCCGCAAGGAGCTCGATACCACCATGGCGCTGTGCGGCCTGCGCGACGTCAAGACCGTCGACCGCAACATCCTGGTCACGCCGGGCAAGAGCACCAACATGGCGTTCTGA
- the ripA_7 gene encoding HTH-type transcriptional repressor of iron proteins A, whose translation MKDVTPTPVDKTPDAAFEAGIGVLARRYAQGTHLALHRHETAQLIFAASGTMQVTTPTGRWLVPPERAVWVPARVAHAIDMLGDVEMRSTYVATDAASAGWVAAAPAEDRVIATSPLLRALILAQFEAQLAPGRRRAITSLLLDEVARAEPAPTFMPMPRSQAMIRLAECVIADPAGTADLAALAARAGTSVRSASRLFPAETALTFKAWRQRARIMAAIGLIGRGASAKETARELGFSSAAAFGAAFRSVTGKSPGSFFAA comes from the coding sequence ATGAAGGATGTAACGCCAACTCCTGTCGATAAGACGCCAGACGCGGCTTTCGAGGCCGGCATCGGGGTTCTGGCCCGCCGCTATGCGCAAGGCACGCATCTCGCCCTGCACCGGCACGAGACGGCGCAGCTCATTTTCGCCGCCAGCGGCACCATGCAGGTGACCACGCCGACCGGCCGCTGGCTGGTGCCGCCGGAGCGGGCGGTCTGGGTGCCGGCGCGCGTCGCCCATGCCATCGACATGCTGGGCGACGTCGAGATGCGCTCGACCTATGTCGCAACCGACGCCGCCTCGGCGGGCTGGGTGGCCGCGGCACCGGCCGAGGACCGGGTGATCGCGACGTCGCCCTTGCTGCGCGCGCTGATCCTCGCCCAGTTCGAGGCGCAGCTCGCGCCGGGTCGGCGCCGGGCGATCACCTCGCTCCTGCTCGACGAGGTCGCGCGTGCCGAGCCCGCGCCGACCTTCATGCCCATGCCGAGGAGCCAGGCGATGATCCGGCTGGCCGAATGCGTCATTGCCGATCCCGCCGGCACGGCCGACCTTGCCGCGCTCGCCGCCCGCGCCGGCACCTCGGTCCGGTCGGCCTCGCGGCTGTTTCCGGCCGAGACCGCGCTCACCTTCAAGGCCTGGCGCCAGCGTGCCCGGATCATGGCGGCGATCGGCCTCATCGGCCGCGGCGCCAGCGCCAAGGAGACCGCGCGCGAGCTCGGATTTTCCTCGGCGGCCGCCTTCGGCGCGGCTTTCCGGAGCGTGACCGGCAAGAGCCCGGGCAGCTTCTTCGCGGCCTGA
- the pat gene encoding Phosphinothricin N-acetyltransferase, translating to MQPGSVQPEPTPRGDDVVIRPSRDSDVDAMLAIYRRHIRHGIEDRLEPGDMPEPDDLKDRRKNLKNRRFPHLVAVRNGEVVGYCYAVLFRKRPAYRYTVKHSIYVHHDHLGRGIGRLLMQGLIDACAAAGFRQLIGYIDADNAASLKLHESFGFARIGLLPAVAFRHGRWSDTVMVQRSLGLGATAPPPPSR from the coding sequence ATGCAACCAGGATCCGTGCAGCCCGAGCCGACGCCACGCGGCGATGACGTGGTGATCCGGCCGTCGCGCGACAGCGACGTCGACGCCATGCTGGCCATCTACCGCCGGCACATCCGCCACGGCATCGAGGACAGGCTCGAGCCCGGCGACATGCCGGAGCCCGACGATCTCAAGGATCGGCGGAAGAACCTGAAGAACCGCCGATTCCCGCATCTGGTCGCGGTCCGGAACGGCGAGGTGGTGGGTTATTGCTACGCCGTGCTGTTCCGCAAGCGGCCGGCCTATCGCTACACCGTCAAGCATTCGATCTACGTGCATCACGACCATCTCGGCCGCGGCATCGGCCGGCTGCTGATGCAGGGCCTGATCGATGCCTGCGCGGCGGCGGGCTTTCGCCAGCTGATCGGCTATATCGACGCCGACAATGCCGCTTCGCTGAAATTGCACGAGAGTTTCGGCTTCGCCCGGATCGGCCTGCTGCCGGCCGTCGCTTTCCGGCATGGCCGCTGGAGCGACACGGTGATGGTCCAGCGCTCGCTCGGGCTCGGCGCCACCGCTCCGCCGCCGCCGTCGCGCTGA
- the dagK gene encoding Diacylglycerol kinase, with translation MQQTTDQDKSRIFGLGPGLKAAVLANASSGLRRRTAEAVDAAAEALARHGVYPRVFLARRGRLGEALTACRLEEPDLLIVIGGDGTILSAAEAFLGSRTVLAIVPGGTVNQLARDLGLSLDPVAAVDQLAAGTIRHIDVGTVNGRAFLCTAVVGPLAKLQRYREEARGRLWATFGSFFVTGLKAVTLRPATLKIHHGAEAWVEETRGVIVSVNPLAETVSRVPLRERLDGGTLAVYAARERGYFSLFRMAAAILAGRARTHPHVGYHEAEELQIDARRRSLIVLNDGEVRRLATPLRLAVQAGALRVVAPSESSDAAPLVAGVVPDPA, from the coding sequence GTGCAGCAGACGACAGATCAGGACAAAAGCCGTATTTTCGGGCTCGGACCGGGGCTGAAGGCGGCCGTACTCGCCAATGCGAGCTCGGGGTTGCGCCGCCGCACGGCGGAAGCGGTCGACGCGGCCGCCGAGGCGCTGGCCCGGCACGGGGTCTATCCGCGCGTGTTCCTGGCGCGGCGCGGACGGCTTGGCGAAGCGCTCACCGCCTGTCGGCTGGAGGAGCCGGATCTGCTGATCGTCATCGGCGGCGACGGCACTATCCTCAGTGCTGCAGAGGCCTTCCTCGGCAGTCGCACCGTGCTCGCCATCGTGCCGGGCGGCACGGTCAACCAGCTCGCCCGCGATCTTGGCCTGTCGCTCGACCCGGTTGCTGCCGTCGACCAGCTCGCGGCCGGCACGATCCGGCACATCGATGTCGGCACGGTCAACGGCCGGGCCTTCCTCTGCACCGCCGTGGTCGGCCCGCTGGCCAAGCTGCAGCGCTATCGCGAGGAGGCGCGCGGGCGGCTCTGGGCAACCTTCGGATCGTTCTTCGTCACCGGCCTCAAGGCGGTGACGCTGCGGCCGGCGACCCTCAAGATCCATCACGGCGCCGAGGCTTGGGTCGAGGAGACGCGCGGGGTGATCGTGTCGGTCAATCCGCTCGCCGAGACGGTGTCGCGCGTGCCGCTGCGCGAGCGGCTGGATGGCGGCACGCTGGCCGTCTATGCCGCGCGCGAGCGGGGCTATTTCTCGCTGTTCCGCATGGCCGCGGCGATCCTCGCCGGCCGCGCGCGCACCCATCCCCATGTCGGCTATCACGAGGCGGAGGAACTGCAGATCGACGCGCGCAGGCGTTCGCTGATCGTGCTCAACGACGGCGAGGTCAGGCGGCTTGCGACGCCCTTGCGGCTCGCGGTACAGGCGGGGGCGCTTCGTGTCGTCGCGCCGTCCGAGTCCTCGGATGCGGCGCCGCTCGTCGCCGGCGTTGTGCCGGATCCGGCCTGA
- the tfdS_1 gene encoding HTH-type transcriptional regulator TfdS, with the protein MLGRLNDLDIRLIKVFVTITQAGGITPAQTILNVGQPTISMQLAALEERLGYRLCQRGRSGFALTPRGEQFLAASKALLSAIGTFELQARNLDKALVGTLTIGLIGHSPIDVNTGISAAIARFGARQQAVRLSVAVHSPAELEQMLLAGMVDVAVSYFWRRMPTLDYLPLGHEEEVAYCSDSHVLHGKAGAVSIEEADRHDWVWRGSPLVAEETRHIPPAIVAICDNMEGRAILILSGRYLGYLPSHYAEPYIRSGRLAALNRKTLRHRVGFELATRRPPHRNEIVDAFLRDVADERAPAPPKARGG; encoded by the coding sequence GTGCTCGGCAGGCTGAACGACCTCGATATCCGTCTGATCAAGGTGTTCGTCACGATCACCCAGGCCGGCGGCATCACGCCCGCTCAGACCATCCTGAATGTCGGGCAGCCCACGATCAGCATGCAGCTGGCGGCGCTCGAGGAGCGCCTCGGCTATCGTCTGTGCCAGCGCGGGCGCAGCGGCTTTGCCCTGACACCGCGCGGCGAGCAGTTTCTGGCCGCCAGCAAGGCTCTGCTCTCGGCGATCGGCACCTTCGAGCTGCAGGCCCGCAATCTCGACAAGGCCCTGGTCGGAACCCTGACGATCGGCCTGATCGGCCACAGCCCGATCGACGTCAATACCGGGATCAGCGCGGCCATCGCCCGGTTCGGTGCCCGCCAGCAGGCCGTGCGGCTGTCCGTTGCCGTCCATTCGCCCGCCGAGCTCGAGCAGATGCTGCTGGCGGGCATGGTCGACGTGGCCGTCAGCTATTTCTGGCGCCGGATGCCGACGCTGGACTATCTGCCGCTCGGCCATGAAGAGGAGGTCGCCTATTGCAGCGACAGTCATGTCCTGCACGGCAAGGCCGGCGCGGTGAGCATCGAGGAGGCGGATCGTCACGACTGGGTGTGGCGCGGCTCGCCGCTCGTCGCCGAGGAGACGCGGCATATTCCCCCGGCCATCGTCGCCATATGCGACAATATGGAGGGCCGGGCCATCCTCATCCTGTCAGGGCGGTATCTGGGATATCTGCCGAGCCATTATGCCGAACCCTACATCCGGTCGGGCCGGCTCGCCGCCCTCAACAGGAAAACCCTGCGCCACCGGGTCGGATTCGAGCTGGCGACGCGCAGGCCGCCGCACCGCAACGAGATCGTCGATGCCTTCCTCAGGGATGTCGCCGACGAACGAGCGCCGGCACCGCCGAAGGCGCGGGGCGGCTGA
- the metI gene encoding D-methionine transport system permease protein MetI — protein sequence MSPELVKLILAATGETLYMVAAAGLIGTLIGLPLGIFLATSGKGELYQAVPVNRVLGIVVNATRSTPFIILVVAIIPFTRLIAGTSIGTSAAIVPLTVAAAPFIARIIEAAIREVDQGLIEASKAMGASSLQIVLKVLLPEALPAIVLGLTLTAVSLIGYSAMVGAVGGGGLGDLGIRFGYQRFMPEVMAAVVVVLIVLVQAVQTIGEAIARKVNKRIRRG from the coding sequence ATGTCGCCTGAACTCGTCAAGCTGATCCTCGCGGCCACCGGCGAGACCCTCTACATGGTCGCCGCCGCCGGCCTCATCGGCACGCTCATCGGCCTGCCGCTCGGCATCTTCCTCGCCACCAGCGGCAAGGGCGAGCTCTACCAGGCCGTGCCGGTCAACCGCGTCCTCGGCATCGTGGTCAATGCCACGCGCTCGACGCCCTTCATCATCCTGGTCGTCGCGATCATTCCGTTCACCCGCCTCATCGCCGGCACCTCGATCGGCACCAGCGCGGCGATCGTGCCGCTCACGGTGGCGGCCGCCCCGTTCATCGCCCGCATCATCGAGGCGGCGATCCGCGAGGTCGACCAGGGCCTGATCGAAGCCTCCAAGGCGATGGGCGCCTCCTCCCTGCAGATCGTCCTCAAGGTGCTGCTGCCCGAAGCGCTGCCGGCCATCGTGCTCGGCCTCACCCTCACCGCCGTCAGCCTGATCGGCTACTCCGCCATGGTCGGCGCGGTTGGCGGCGGCGGGCTCGGCGATCTCGGCATCCGCTTCGGCTACCAGCGCTTCATGCCCGAGGTCATGGCCGCCGTGGTCGTCGTGCTGATCGTGCTCGTCCAGGCGGTCCAGACCATCGGCGAGGCCATCGCCCGCAAGGTCAACAAACGCATCCGCCGCGGCTGA